The genomic interval CCGTAGCGGCCGATCGGCGTGCGCACCGCGTCGCAGATGAAGGCACGGGTCATGCGGACACTCCGGATGGGGCGGCGATGGCGAGCCCGGTGAGGCGACGCAGGTCGTCGATCGACAGGCCGTCGGCGAGTTCGATCGCACGCGCACCCGCCACGCCGACGTCGATGACGCCGTGGTCGGTGTACAGGCGCGAGACGCAACCGATGCCGGTCAGCGGGTATGTGCAGACGTCGACGAGCTTGCTCCGCCCGTCCCGGGTCAGCAGTTCCATCGTCACGAAGACCTGCTTGGCGCCGATGGCCAGATCCATCGCGCCGCCGACCGCGGGGATCGCGTCCGGTGCGCCGGTACTCCAATTGGCGAGATCGCCGGCGGTCGACACCTGAAACGCGCCGAGCACGCAGATGTCGAGGTGGCCGCCGCGCATCATCGCGAACGAGTCGGCGTGGTGGAAATAGCAGCCGCCGCGCAGCAGCGTCACCGGCTGCTTGCCGGCGTTGATCAGCTCGGGGTCCTCGTCGCCGGGCGCAGGCGCCGGCCCCATGCCGAGCAGGCCGTTCTCCGACTGCAGGAAGATCTCCTTGTCGGCCGGCAGGTAGTTAGCGACCGTGGTCGGCAGGCCGATACCGAGATTGACGTAGGCGCCCTCGGGAATGTCGCGGGCGACGCGGCGCGCGATCTGGTCGCGGGTCAACAGGATGACAGCCATCAGTGCGCGCCTCCGACCGCGACCACGCGCTGCACGAAGATGCCCGGCGTGACCACGTGCTCGGGATCGAGCGCACCGAGTTCGACCACCTCGGCGACCTGCACGATGGTCGTGGCCGCGGCCATCGCCATGATCGGGCCGAAGTTGCGGGCGGCCTTGCGGTAGACGAGGTTGCCCCAGCGGTCGCCCTGCCAGGCCTTGACCAGCGCGAAGTCGGCCCGGATCGGATACTCGAGCACGTACTGCCGGCCGTCGATCTCGCGCGTCTCCTTGCCCTCCGCCAGTTCGGTGCCGAAGCCGGTCGGCGTGAAGATCGCGCCGAGCCCGGCGCCCGCAGCCTGGATGCGTGCGGCGAGATTGCCCTGGGGCACAAGTTCCAGCTCGATCTCGCCGGCGTGGAACGCCGCGTCGAAATGGTGCGAATCGCTCTGGCGCGGGAACGAGCACACGACCTTGCGCACGCGCTTCTTCGCGATCAGCGCGGCCAGACCCGTATCGCCGTTGCCGGCGTTGTTGTTGACGATCGTCAGCGCACGCGCGCCCTGGTCGATCAGCGCGTCGATCAGTTCGTCGGGCATGCCGGCGGTGCCGAAGCCACCGATCATCACGGTGGCACCGTCGTGGATGTCGGCCACCGCGTCGCGGCAGCTGGCGAGGGATTTGTCGATCACGGGCGGCTCCGCGACAGCGGCACGCCGACGGCGTTGGAAGAGGACATGGGGCTCCGGATGTCTCGGAAACGGCGGGGGAAGGAACTCATTTCGATGCCTGCGCGGCGGGCGCGGCGATGCGGGCACGGCGCCGTTGCAGCAGCGCGTGCACGGCCAGGCCGAACACCAGGCCCCAGAACGGCGCGCCCAGGCCCAGCAGTGACATGCCGGACGCGGACACGATGAAGGTGACCAATGCGGCGTCGCGATCGTCCGGCCACGACAGCGCGGTCGTCATCGCGTTGGCGATCGCGGGGAACAGCGCCAGGCCCGCCAGCGTGGCCACCAATTCGGCAGGCAACATCGCGAACAGCCCGATCACGGTGGCGGCGAAGAACCCGAACAGCGCATAGACGAGGCCGGCCACGACACCGGCGACGTAACGCCTGCGCGGATCTTCGCTCGCCTCGGTGCCCATGCAGAGCGCCGCCGTGACCGCAGCCGGGGTCAGGCCGTGGCAGCCGAGCGGCGCCAGCAGGGCCGAGGCCAGGCCCGACCACGCGATCAGCGGGCGGGCCGGGGGCTCGGCGTAGCCGCTGTTGCGGATCAGCGCCAGGCCGGGCACGAACTGGCCGGTCAAGGCCACGACCACCAGCGGCAGCGCGATGTCGACGATGGCGTGCCATTCGAAGCGCGGCGTGGTCCACGTCGGCATCGTCGGTTGCAGCGCCGGGACCGGCCCTGCGATCTGTCCGGCCGCCAGTGCGACGCCGACGCCGACGACCAGCACCGCGAGCACGGCGTAGCGCGGGAACCAGCGCCGGCCGACGAAGAACGCGAGACACATCGCCAGCACCAGCAGCGGCTGCCCGGCCATGCCGACGAACAGCTCGGCCGCGAAACCGAACAGGAGGCCGGCCAGCATCGCGGCGGTGATCGCCGCGGGCAGCCGGGAGACGATGCGGTCGAACATGCCCGACAGCCCGATCCCGAGGATCGCCAGCGCCGCCACGAGGTAGGCGCCGACGGCGACCGCGAAGTCGACCGCCGGCAACGCGACCAGCAGCAGCACCGAGCCGGGGATCGACCAGGCGACGATGACCGGCACGCGGTAGCGCAGGCTCAGGCCCACGCACAGCACGCCGCTGCCGATCGAGATCGCCCATACCCACGACGCCACCAGGTCGGCCGGCAGGAATGCGCCGGCCTGGAACACGATCACCGCCGGACCCGCGTAGGCGATCACGGTGGAGACGACGCCGGCCAGGATGGCCGGCATCGACACGTCCCGTGCGAACTGGCGGACGACGCCCATCGGCCGTGGCTCAGGACCGGGCCGGGGCCACGGCGGCCGGCTGGGCCCTGGTGGCGCCGTGCATCGACAGCGCGTACACCAGTGTCGCGATCGTCGCGACCAGGGCGGGAATCGCGAAGATCAGGAAGTTCTGCTGCAGCGGCAGTTCCCGGGCCAGCAGCACGCCGCCGAGCGTCGGTCCGACGATCGCGCCGATGCGGCCCACGCCCGACGCCCACCCCAGGCCGGTCGACCGCACCGACAGGTCGTAGAGCTGCGCGACGCTGGCATACAGCAGGATCTGCGTGCCGATGACCGTGGCGCCGGCGATGAACACAAGCGTGAACAGTGCAGCGACCGGCAGGTTGAACCCGATCAGCGCGATCGACGCGGTGGCCGCGACGAAGAACGCCACTACCACGCGCGGCAGGCCGAAGCGGTCGCCGAACCAGCCCCCCACGATAGCGCCGACCATGCCGCCGGAGTTCAGCGAGAACAGCGTCAGCAGGGCCGCACGTTCGGCGTAGCCGGCTTCCTGCATGACCTTCGGCAACCAGGAGCTGAGCAGGAACACCAGCAGCAGGCAGCAGAAGAACGCGGTCCACAGCATCAGCGTGTGCAGCGAGCGGCCGTGGCGGAACAGCTCCGGCAGCGAGGCCCTGCCGCCCTTGGAATCGCTGTAGACCAGGATCTGTTGCGGCGTCGGCGCAGCGCCGGTGAGCTTGCCCAGGATCGCCCTGGCGCGTTCCTGTTCGCCGCGCTTGATCAGAAATCCCAACGATTCGGGCAGCTTCCACCAGATCAGCGGCAGGAACAGCAGCGGCAGCGCGGCGATCCAGAACATGGGCTTCCAACCCATCGTCGGAATCATCCACACGCCCAGGCCCGCCGAGACCATGCCGCCGACCGAGTAGCCGCTGAACATCAGCGCCACCATCGTGCCGCGCAGGCGCCTGGGCGAGTACTCGCTGACCAGCGCGACCGCATTGGGCATCAGTCCGCCGCAGCCCATGCCGGCCAGGAAGCGGGCGATCTTGAACTGGGTCGGATCGTTGGCGAAGCCGGTGAAGAAGGTCGCGGTGGTGAACAGCACGAAGCTGATCAGCACGCCGGTCCGACGTCCGAACCTGTCGGCCAGCGAGCCGAAGATCAGCGCGCCGAACAGCATGCCGAACAGCGCCCAGGCCTGCAGGGCGCCGGCCTGGGGTTTGGTCAGTCCCCACTCGTCGATCAGCGTCGGCAGCACCGAGCCGGCGATGAACACGTCGTAGCCGTCGGCCACCAGTAGCAGGCCGCAGATCGCCACCACGCCCCATTGGAATCCGCCGAAACGGCTTTGATCGATTGCTGCATTCACATCGACGTTGTGCATGATCCCCTCCCAGAGACGTGGTGACAGGCGGTGTGTCGCGGCGGCCCCGCACGATGCCGGGCGCGTCGCTTGCTGCTGGCGTCCTGCCGTGTCGCTGTGGTCCTCAGACCACCGACGCCCGCCGCAGCTGCGCGTGCGCGGCGGCGACGTCGGCGTCGAGGTCGTGCTGCCAGATCCAGTCGAAGCGCGTTTCCAGCGTTGCGCCCAGCAGGGCGTCGTCGCGGCCCGCCGCGGGATCGCGCAGCTCGTAGAGTTCGCCGGCTTCCCACGAGGTCTGCTGCACCCGGCAGGCGCGCGGTCGACGGATGGCGTCGTAGGCCGCGAGCAGGCCGGGCAGATTCCCACGCGCGATCGCCGGATCGGCGAGCAGCCTGGCGAGGAAGTACGCATCCTCCAGCCCCTGCCCGGCACCGGCGCCCTGGTGCGGCAGCATCGCGTGCGCGGCATCGCCGATCAGCGCCAGGCGACCGTGGACATAGCCGGGCAGCTGCGCGAGTTCGTGCAATGCCCAGTGCGTCGGCGCGTCGATGCACGCCAGCAGCGTGCGCGCGGCGACGCCCCAGTGCGCGAAGGCTTCGAGCATCTCGCGGCGGCTGGCCTCGCGCACCCACGAGTGGCCGGCCGGCCATTGCGGATCGGAGTCGCTGCGGTCGGACACGAACGCGACCACGTTGATCAGCCGGCCCTGCTTGACCGGGAACGTGAGGATGTGGGCGTCCAGGCCCAGGATCATCTGCGGCACGTCCACAAGGTGCGTGTCCACGCCGACCGCCTCGAACGCACGGCGCAGGCGATCGCTTTCGATCATGCCGCGGTAGGCGCAGGTACCGGTGAAGCGCGGCGCGACCGGCACATGGCCGAGGCCGCGCAGCACGTCGTCGCGCAGGCTGGACTTGATGCCGTCGGACGCGATCACGATGTCGGCCTCGTGATCGGTGCCGTCGGCGAAGCGCACGCGTGCGCTGTCCTCGGTCTGCTCGACGTGCGTCGCGCGCCTGTTGAACTGCGTCATGCTCAGCGGAAGCCGCGTCGCCAGCGCGTCGAGGAAATCGGCGCGATGCACCGACGACTGTCCCACGCCCGGCGCGCGGCTGGTGCCCAGCAGGCGTGTGTCGTCGCCATGCCGCCACTCGAACCAGACGTCGTCCCAGGGCGCAGGCGTGCGATCGGCCAACGCCGCGTAGGCGTCGCCCATGCCCAGGCCGGCGATCGCGCGCACCGCGTTCGCGCCGAACGACACCCCGGCCCCGATCTCGCCGAACGCCCGCGCCGACTCGAACAGCGTCACGTCCAGATGGGCATGGTCCTTGAGGCCCAGCGCCAGCCCGACACCGGCGATGCCGCCGCCGACGATGCCCACGCGCACGCGCGCACTCATGCGGACATCCGCCGTGCAGCGGGAACGTGGCGTGGCTCGTGGACACGGATCTCGGACATGCGATGACTCCTGGATGGAGATGGGACGTGGCGTGGTGGGACGCTGGCGGCGCTGCGCTCAGCCCAGGTCGCCGCCGGCGACCGGCAGCACCGAGCCGGTGATGTAGGAGGCCTCGTCCGAGGCCAGGAACAGGATCGGCGCGATCTGTTCGTCGAGCGTGCCGTAGCGCTTCATGAAGGCGGACGCGGTGACCTGCTCGACGGCCTGAGCCATCCACGCCTGTTCCTGCGCCGAGTCGCCTTCCACGTTGCGCGGCACGCGGCGCGCCGGCGCGCTGGTGCCGCCCGGCGCGGTCGCGACGACGCGGATGTCGCGGGTCGCGAACTCCATCGCCAGCGACATCGTCAATGCGTTGATGCCGCCCTTCGCAGCCGAATAGGGCACGCGGTGAATGCCGCGCGTCGCGTTCGAGGACACGTTGACGATGGTCCCGCCGCCGCGCGCGAGCAGATGCGGCAACACCGCATGGCAGCCGTACAGCGTCGGCATCAGCGAGCGGCGGATCTCGGCGTCGATCTGTGCAGGCTCGAACGCATCGAAGGGCCGCATGCGGATCGCGCCTCCGATGTTGTTGACCAGAATGTCGATGCCGCCGAAGGCCTTTACCGCGTGGTCCATCGCGGCGACCGCGCCTGCATGCGTCTCGAGGTCGGCGACGACATGCGCACTCGGGCCGGCCGCCTCGGCGGCGACATCGCCGACGAAGTCCGCCCGATCGACGAACACGACCGACGCGCCTTCCGCCGACGCACGCAGCGCGACGCCTCGGCCGATGCCCTGGGCGGCGCCGGTGACCACCATGACCTTGCCGGCGAAGCGCGCGCTCATGCGGCGCGGTCCCGTGCTGGCGGGCTGGGGACGAACTTCTCGTAATGGAAGCTCGCCGGCTGCACGCCGACGGCGTCGAAGTACCCGCGCACCGCATCGACCATCGCCGGCGGGCCGCACAGGTAGATGTCGACGTCGCCGGCGTTCAATGCCTCGGGCGTCATGTGCTGGGTGACCCAGCCCTTGCGCGGATGGCAGGACGCCGCGTCGGCGACGACGGTGCAGTAGCTGAAGTTCGGCAGGCGCGCGGCGTAGCCCTCGACCTGGTCGACCAGCACGAGGTCGAGATCGCGGGTGACGCCGTAGATCAGGTGGATCGGCTGCGTCGAGCCGGCCCGGGCCAACGTCTCGAGCATCGACAGGAACGGCGCCAGGCCGGTGCCACCAGCGAGCATCAGGACCGGGCGCCGCACCTGGCGCAGGTAGAAGCTGCCGAGCGGGCCGGCCAGCTCGACCCGGGTGCCGGGCAAGGCCCTGTCGAGCCACCCGCTCATCAGGCCGCCGGGCACGCGCTTGATCAGGAACGACAGCGTCGCGTCCCCGGGCGCCGAGCTGAAGGAGTACGCGCGCTGCTCGCCGCTGCCCGGCACGCCGATGTTGACGTACTGGCCGGGCAGGAACGCCGGCGCCTCGCCGTCGACCGTGAGTTTGAGCACGATCGCCGCGTCGTTGTGCGGCTCAATCCTCGCCACCGTGGCCGCGAAGCCCTGTTGCCCGGTCTTGCACATCGAGGATGCGACCGGAACGGCGATCACGCAGTCGCTGGTCGGGACCATCTGGCAGGTCAGCACCAGACCGTCGTCCTTCTCGTCCTCACTCAGCGCGTCGTCGATGTAGTCGTCGCCCAGTTCGTAGCTGCCGCTGTCGGCGCGGCACTTGCAGGTGCCACAGACGCCGTCGGAGCAATCCATCGGCAGGTTGATGCGGTTGCGGAACGCCGCGTCGAGGACCTTCTCGTCGGCCCTGCAGTCGATGAAACGGGTGACTCCGTCCTCGAAGTTCAATGCGATTCGGTACTTCATGCAGCTTCCCTCGGCATCGTCTGGGCGCCGGCGTCGGTCAGACGTGGTAGATGTCGATGACCTGGCGGATGTAGTCGTTCTTGAGCACGATCTTCTTGTCGCTGATCAGCCAGTCGTCACCGGCCCGGCGCAAGGTCACGAACATCGTTCCGAAGAACAGGTCGTCGCGCTTGTAGCGGTGGTTGTGCGTGGCGAAGTTGTAGCGGACGTCGAGTGCGTCGCCGCGGTCGGCGAGCACTTCGACATCGAGCACGCTGTGCACGGTCCGCGGCTCGGGCGTGGACGCCCCCGAGCGCTCGGTCTTGATGCGGAACACGCGGTCCTCCAGGCCCGACCGGTCGCCGTAGTAGATCAGCGAGATCTCCGACAGCGGGTCCTCGGTCAGCTGGTCGTCGTCGTCCCAGGCAGGCATCCAGTAGCGCACGTCCTCGGCGTACAGGGTCAGCCAGTCGTCCCATTGCCGGTCGTCGAGCAGCCGCGCCTCGCGATAGAGGAAGGCGCAGATGCGGCCGTAGTCGGGGTGCTGGCTCATGCCGCCACCGCCGCGCGTTCCCGGGCCAGCGCCTCGCGCATGGTCTGCACCCAGAACGCGTGCTGGCGCACGAACAGCCCCTCGTCCTCGCTGCGCTCGCCCGACAGCAGCGGCGCGATCCCCATGCGCCGGGCATTCTCGTCCGGGCCGTCGATCCACAGCGGCGCCCCGCGGCTCATGTCGTTCCACGGCGCGGCGCTGGCCGCGTAGCCGTTCTGGCAGGCGCGGAATTCCTCGAGGTCGTCGGCCGTGCCCATGCCCGAGACATTGAAGAAATCCTCGTACTGGCGCAGGCGCAGCGTGCGGTCGGCGGCGCTCTCGCCCTTGGGCGCGAAGCAGAAGATGCTGATCTCGGTTTGGTCGACGCTGATCGGCCGGGTGACTCGGATCTGCGTGGAGAACTGGTCCATCAGGAACACGTTCGGATACAGGCACAGGTTACGCGTCTGGTTGACGATGAAGCCGGCGCGTTCCTCGCCGACACGCGCGGCGATCTCCTCGCGCTGGCCGTACACCGGGCGCACTTCCGGGTTCCGGGTGTTCGTCCACAGCAGGATATGGCCGTTGTCGAAGCCGTACACGCCGGCCACGCTCTTGCTCCAGCTGTTGGCGTCGACCGCCTTGGTGCCTTCCTCCTTGCGCCGGCCCATCGTGGCCAGGTAGTTCCAGTGCACGGAGCTGACGTGGTAGCCGTCGCAGCCGTTCTCCATCTGCAGCTTCCAGTTGCCTTCGTAGATGTAGGACGAATTGCCGCGCAGCACCTCCAGGCCGTTCGGCGCCTGGTCGACGATCTGGTCGATGATCACCTTCGTCTCGCCGAGGAAGTCCTCCAGCGGCGCGACATCGGGGTCCAGGCTGCCGAACAGGAAGCCGCGGTAGTTCTGGAACCGCGCGACGCGCTTGAGGTCGTGCGAGCCGTCGGTGTTGAACTGCTCGGGATACTGCGTGGTCTTCTCGTCCTTGACCTTCAGCAGCTTGCCCGCGTTGGAGAACGTCCAGCCGTGGAAGGGGCAGGTGAAGCTGCCCTTGTTGCCGTGCTTGCGCCGGCACAGCATCGCGCCCTTGTGCGCGCAGGCGTTGATGACCGCGTGCAGTTCGCCGGTCTTGTCGCGGGTGACCACGACGGGCTGCCGGCCAATGTAGGTCGTGTAGTAGTCGTTGTTCTCCGGCAGCTGGCTCTCGTGCGCGAGATAGACCCAGTTGCGTTCGAAGATGTGCTTCATCTCCAGTTCGAACAGGTCGGCATTGGTGAAGATGTCGCGGCGGCAGCGGAACACGCCCGCTTCCTTGTCGTCCTGCACCGCGTTGGCGAGCAGCAGGTCGAGTTCCGTGACTTTGTCAACGATGGCGGACATGGCGGGTCTCCCAGAGTAGGCGCCGGCGCTTTGAAGGGAACATCGGTCGGGCAGCCCGGAGGCGGGGCGGCGCCGCCGGATGGAGGCGATCAGGCTGCGGCGCGCGGGCGCTCGACGCGCTGGTTGTCCTCGCCCTCGACCAGCGCGGTGAGGTGGAAGTCGAATCGGATCTCGGCATGCGCGCCGGTGATGCCGTCCGCTTCGGCGCCGTTCGCATCCGCGTGCTCGATGATGTCGGGCACCAGGCCGTCGCGCGTGGCATAGGCGAAGTCGTCGTCGACCAGCGGGTCGCCGGCGATGTTGATCTGTGTGGTCAGCTTGCGGTGCGCGTCGTCGCCGACGAAGAAGTGGATGTGCGCCGGGCGCTGGCCATGGCGGCCGAGCGCGGCCAGCAGCTGCTCGGTCGGGCTGCCCGGCGGCACGCCGTAGCCCTTGGGCACGATGGAGCGGAAGCGGTAGCGGCCCAGGTCGTCGGCAATGATCGTGCGGCGCATGTTGAACGGCGCCTGCTCGCCGGTGGGATCAAAGTGCGAGTAGAAGCCACGCGTGTCGCAGTGCCAGACCTCGACCGTCGCGCGCGGCACCGGCTTGCCGTCGGCGCCGTAGACCGTGCCGTGCATGATCAGCGGATGGCCGTCGGTGTCGCGGCCGTCGTCGAGGCGGGCGAAGCCGTGCTCGACCGGCGCGCCGGCGACGTACAGCGGACCTTCGATGGTGCGCGGTGTTTCGCCGTGGATGCCCAGCTCGGCGTCCTTGGCGTCCAGGCGCAGGTCGAGGAAGTGGTCGAGCCCCAGTCCCGGCGAGATCAGGCCGGCCTGGCCGGCGGCGCCGATCGCATTGAACCAGGCGATGCCCGCCCAGTACTCGTCCGGCGTGATGTCGAGCTCGTCGATCGCCTTGAACAGGTCCGACATCAGGCGGTGGACGATCTGCTTGACGCGCGGATCGCCGCCCGGCTGCTCGAGGCCGCTGAGAGTGCGCAGGAACTGCTGCACGTCGGGGCGGTCGTGGACGCGGATGCTCATGGTTGTCTCCTCTTGGTGGCGTTGGCTGCCAGGACGCGTCCCTCCCGGGGAGCGCACGGTGTTCGAAGCGATCGGTCTAGCGGTCGTCCTCGTGGATCGAGGATGGATGGCGGCACAGCGGGGTCACCGCGATGCGCATGTACGGAAACAGCGGCAGGGCCGAGAGCGTGTCGTGCAGCTCGGTGTTGTCGGCGACGTCGAAGATGCTGTAGTTCGCGTACTCGCCCACCACGCGCCAGATGTGCCGCCACTTGCCCTGGCGCTGCAGCGCCTGGAAATAGGCCTTCTCGCGCGCCTTGATGTCGGCCGCGATCTCGGCCGGCATGTCGGCCGGCAACTGCACATCCATCCGTACTTGAAACAGCATCGTGGAACTCCGTCGGGATTCAGCGCGCCACGCTGATCGTCTTGCGCAATCCGTCGCGGGCGAAGAAGGCGACACGCGCCTCGTCCAGGGCGATGCCCAGGCCGGGGCCGTTCGGCACTTCGAGGGAGAAGTCGCTGTAGTCCAGCGGCTGGGCGAGGATCTGTTCGGTCAACAGCAGCGGCCCGAACAGCTCGGTGCCCCACTGCAGGTCGGGGAAGGTCGCGAAGACCTGCGCGCTCGCGATCGTGCCCACCGCGCCCTCGAGCATCGTGCCGCCGTACAGGCCGATGCCGGCCGCGTCGGCGATCGCGCCCACGCGCTGCGCGGCGAACAGTCCGCCGCTCTGCGCGAGCTTCACCGCGAACACGTCGGCGGCGTGATTGCGCGCGAGTTCGAACGCGGACGCGGGACCGCGCAGCGATTCGTCGGCCATCAGCGCGATCGGGAAACGCCGCACCAGCCGGCCCAGCGCCGCGGGCGAGGCGACGGGCTGTTCGACGAGCTCGCAGCCGGCATCGGCCAGCGCGGCCATGCCGCGCGCGGCCTGGATGTCGTCCCAGGCCATGTTGACGTCGACGCGCACCGCGCCGCGCGCGCCGAGCGCACGCTTGATCGCGGCGACGTGCGCGATGTCGTCGGCGAGCGGGCGCGCGCCGATCTTGAGCTTGAACACGTTGTGGCGGCGCAGGTCGAGCATGCGCTCGGCCTCGGCGATGTCGCGCGCGGTGTCGCCGGAGGCCAGTGTCCACGCCACCGGCAGGCGGTCGCGGTGGCGGCCGCCGAGCAGTTCGGACACCGGCAGTCCGGTGCGCTTGCCGTGCGCGTCGAGCAGCGCGGTCTCGACCGCGTTCTTGGCGAAGCGGTTGTCCTTGATCGCCTTGCCGATGCGCGCCATCAGCGCCTGCACGCGCGTCGCATCCTGGCCGGCCATCACCGGCGCGAAGTAGGTGTCGATCGCCAGCTTCATGCCTTCGGGGCTTTCGCCGCCGTAGGCCAGCCCGCCGATCGTCGTGCCTTCGCCGATGCCGACCACGCCGTCGCTGCACTGCACCCGCACCAGCATCAGCGTCTGCCCGTCCATCGTCGCGACCGACAGCTTGTGCGGGCGGATCGTCGGCAGATCGACGATGACCGTCTCGACCCGGACGACGGTGGCGGCGGTGGAGAGGGTGGACGTGGGTACGGCGACTGCATTCATGGCCGACGTTATGCGACGGCCATCGGCAGCGGGTCCAACACCGATTCGGTACTTTTGGATACCTTAAAGGTATTATCTTGCGCTAGTGATTGATCGATAACGCTTGTTGCAACGCACAATACCCTTCAAGTATCGATAACCCGTCTCCGCAATTCGACCAAAGTATGGACCTGCGCCAGCTCCGCTACTTCTGCGCCGTCGCCCGCGAGCGCAACTTCACGCGTGCCGCCGAGGCGCTGCACATCGCCCAGCCGCCGCTGAGTCGGCAGATCCAGCTGCTGGAGGAGGAACTGGGCGTACAGCTGATCTCGCGCAGTACGCGCCCGCTGCGGCTGACCGATGCCGGGCGCCTGTTCCACGAGCAAGCACTGCAGATCCTCGGTCGCGTGGAGCAGATGCAGGTCGCCACGCGCCGCGTCGGCCTCAACCAGCGCAGCGTGCTGGTCGTCGGCTTCGTCGCCTCCACGCTCTACGCCGGCCTGCCGCCGCTGGTGCGCAAGCTGCGCCAGCATTCGCCCGACCTGGACATCCAGTTGCTGGAGCTCACGTCGGTGCAGCAGATCGAGGCCCTCAAGGCCGGGCGCATCGACATCGGCTTCGGCCGCGTGCGCCACAACGATCCGTTCGTGGTCGGCCACCTGCTGCGCGAGGAACGGCTGGCCCTGGCCATTCCGGTCGATGCGCCGCTGGGCGGCGCCACCGACGCGCTGCCGGTGTCGGCGATCGAGGGACAGCAGTTGATCGTCTATCCCAAGGACGTGCGCTTCGGATTCGCCGACCAGGTGCAGGACCTGCTGCGCGAACACGACGTGCGCCCCAGCGAGATCATCGAAGCGCGCGAGCTGCAGACCGCGCTGGGCCTGGTCGCGGCGCAGAGCGGCGTGTGCATCGTGCCCAGCGCGGCCCGGCAGTTGCGCTCGGACGTGCACTACCGCCTGATCGACGGCGCGCGCATGACCTCGCCGGTGATCCTCAACTACCGCATGAACGACAGCTCCCGCTACATCGACGTGGTCAAGCAGTTGATCCAGGAGATGTACGCCGAGAATCCGCCGTGGCTCGACCTGCAGCACAACCTGCCGACGCGGCCGCAGTTCGAGCATTGAGGCCCACGTGCGGCCTGGTCACGGATTGGATCAGCGCCCGTTCGCGGTCGTCGCCGGTCCCAGGCACACCC from Luteimonas sp. S4-F44 carries:
- a CDS encoding Rieske 2Fe-2S domain-containing protein, which gives rise to MSAIVDKVTELDLLLANAVQDDKEAGVFRCRRDIFTNADLFELEMKHIFERNWVYLAHESQLPENNDYYTTYIGRQPVVVTRDKTGELHAVINACAHKGAMLCRRKHGNKGSFTCPFHGWTFSNAGKLLKVKDEKTTQYPEQFNTDGSHDLKRVARFQNYRGFLFGSLDPDVAPLEDFLGETKVIIDQIVDQAPNGLEVLRGNSSYIYEGNWKLQMENGCDGYHVSSVHWNYLATMGRRKEEGTKAVDANSWSKSVAGVYGFDNGHILLWTNTRNPEVRPVYGQREEIAARVGEERAGFIVNQTRNLCLYPNVFLMDQFSTQIRVTRPISVDQTEISIFCFAPKGESAADRTLRLRQYEDFFNVSGMGTADDLEEFRACQNGYAASAAPWNDMSRGAPLWIDGPDENARRMGIAPLLSGERSEDEGLFVRQHAFWVQTMREALARERAAVAA
- the catA gene encoding catechol 1,2-dioxygenase, which translates into the protein MSIRVHDRPDVQQFLRTLSGLEQPGGDPRVKQIVHRLMSDLFKAIDELDITPDEYWAGIAWFNAIGAAGQAGLISPGLGLDHFLDLRLDAKDAELGIHGETPRTIEGPLYVAGAPVEHGFARLDDGRDTDGHPLIMHGTVYGADGKPVPRATVEVWHCDTRGFYSHFDPTGEQAPFNMRRTIIADDLGRYRFRSIVPKGYGVPPGSPTEQLLAALGRHGQRPAHIHFFVGDDAHRKLTTQINIAGDPLVDDDFAYATRDGLVPDIIEHADANGAEADGITGAHAEIRFDFHLTALVEGEDNQRVERPRAAA
- the catC gene encoding muconolactone Delta-isomerase — translated: MLFQVRMDVQLPADMPAEIAADIKAREKAYFQALQRQGKWRHIWRVVGEYANYSIFDVADNTELHDTLSALPLFPYMRIAVTPLCRHPSSIHEDDR
- a CDS encoding muconate/chloromuconate family cycloisomerase; protein product: MNAVAVPTSTLSTAATVVRVETVIVDLPTIRPHKLSVATMDGQTLMLVRVQCSDGVVGIGEGTTIGGLAYGGESPEGMKLAIDTYFAPVMAGQDATRVQALMARIGKAIKDNRFAKNAVETALLDAHGKRTGLPVSELLGGRHRDRLPVAWTLASGDTARDIAEAERMLDLRRHNVFKLKIGARPLADDIAHVAAIKRALGARGAVRVDVNMAWDDIQAARGMAALADAGCELVEQPVASPAALGRLVRRFPIALMADESLRGPASAFELARNHAADVFAVKLAQSGGLFAAQRVGAIADAAGIGLYGGTMLEGAVGTIASAQVFATFPDLQWGTELFGPLLLTEQILAQPLDYSDFSLEVPNGPGLGIALDEARVAFFARDGLRKTISVAR
- a CDS encoding LysR family transcriptional regulator gives rise to the protein MDLRQLRYFCAVARERNFTRAAEALHIAQPPLSRQIQLLEEELGVQLISRSTRPLRLTDAGRLFHEQALQILGRVEQMQVATRRVGLNQRSVLVVGFVASTLYAGLPPLVRKLRQHSPDLDIQLLELTSVQQIEALKAGRIDIGFGRVRHNDPFVVGHLLREERLALAIPVDAPLGGATDALPVSAIEGQQLIVYPKDVRFGFADQVQDLLREHDVRPSEIIEARELQTALGLVAAQSGVCIVPSAARQLRSDVHYRLIDGARMTSPVILNYRMNDSSRYIDVVKQLIQEMYAENPPWLDLQHNLPTRPQFEH